In a single window of the Nocardioides sp. L-11A genome:
- a CDS encoding nuclear transport factor 2 family protein: MTTDLQALLERVARLEEAELARNLLHAYAEVLDDPTPEAVAALFAEDGVLSVPAGDFAGREAVTGFYRDRLAGASEKRHFIMNVRTRPLEPGVVEVASYFVFTAREAAASGLGWGTYLDIVDVTEGVARFRHKTITPHLATDLATGWPAAP, encoded by the coding sequence ATGACCACCGACCTCCAGGCCCTCCTCGAGCGGGTCGCCCGGCTCGAGGAGGCCGAGCTCGCCCGCAACCTGCTGCACGCCTACGCCGAGGTGCTCGACGACCCGACGCCGGAGGCGGTCGCCGCCCTCTTCGCCGAGGACGGCGTGCTGAGCGTCCCGGCCGGCGACTTCGCCGGGCGGGAGGCGGTCACCGGGTTCTACCGCGACCGCCTGGCCGGCGCCTCGGAGAAGCGGCACTTCATCATGAACGTCCGCACCCGCCCGCTGGAGCCGGGCGTCGTCGAGGTGGCGTCGTACTTCGTCTTCACCGCCCGCGAGGCCGCCGCGAGCGGGCTGGGCTGGGGCACCTACCTCGACATCGTCGACGTGACCGAGGGCGTCGCCCGGTTCCGGCACAAGACGATCACCCCTCACCTCGCGACCGACCTCGCGACGGGGTGGCCGGCGGCTCCGTGA
- a CDS encoding SDR family oxidoreductase, whose protein sequence is MTGPRGRLAGKVAVVTGGASGIGAGTVRAFHAEGASVVVADLQVAAGEALAAELGERVVFRRTDVTDEASVSAAVDAAVESFGRLDVMFNNAGIIGAVGPIDRTRTEDADLTIAVNLRGVLLGMKHAARVMKPQGSGVIISTSSPAGVMGGVGAHVYSAVKAGIIGLSHSVAAELRTFGVRANVVIPGAVVSQMTADLVAGDASDLAGAEAALDRSRYMGRPLQPADVAAGVVYLASDEAAFVTGIVLPIDAGMTGAGGPSPMADEKYADQAGRREAGRRVGRTSPEEE, encoded by the coding sequence GTGACCGGACCGCGCGGGCGCCTCGCCGGCAAGGTCGCTGTCGTGACCGGCGGCGCCAGCGGCATCGGCGCGGGCACCGTGCGGGCCTTCCACGCCGAGGGGGCCAGCGTCGTCGTCGCCGACCTGCAGGTGGCGGCGGGAGAGGCACTCGCCGCCGAGCTCGGCGAGCGCGTCGTGTTCCGGCGCACCGACGTCACCGACGAGGCCTCGGTCAGCGCCGCGGTCGACGCCGCGGTCGAGAGCTTCGGACGGCTCGACGTCATGTTCAACAACGCCGGCATCATCGGTGCCGTCGGCCCGATCGACCGCACCCGCACCGAGGACGCCGACCTCACCATCGCCGTGAACCTGCGCGGGGTCCTGCTCGGGATGAAGCACGCGGCGCGGGTGATGAAGCCGCAGGGATCGGGTGTCATCATCTCCACCTCCAGCCCCGCCGGCGTGATGGGTGGTGTCGGCGCCCATGTCTACAGCGCCGTCAAGGCCGGCATCATCGGCCTCTCGCACTCCGTCGCCGCCGAGCTGCGGACCTTCGGCGTCCGCGCCAACGTCGTCATCCCGGGGGCCGTGGTCTCGCAGATGACCGCCGACCTGGTCGCGGGCGACGCCTCCGACCTGGCCGGGGCCGAGGCGGCCCTGGACCGCTCCCGCTACATGGGCCGCCCCCTGCAGCCCGCCGACGTGGCGGCCGGCGTCGTCTACCTCGCCAGCGACGAGGCCGCGTTCGTGACCGGCATCGTGTTGCCGATCGACGCCGGCATGACCGGCGCCGGCGGACCGTCGCCGATGGCCGACGAGAAGTACGCCGACCAGGCCGGCCGCCGCGAGGCCGGCCGCCGGGTCGGCCGGACCAGCCCCGAGGAGGAGTGA
- a CDS encoding acyl-CoA dehydrogenase family protein has protein sequence MTEVDDFRDAVAGALDGAWPAAVDAASADSAKVAEIAAQQGWYQLGPEGAADYLVAAVRTLGRRACPLPLADAYVAARLLPDLADAVGAGEMRPVVVAAGPGQPLIVDDAGTASHVLVVDTSLGALSLRAIAAAEPVDGLARPAWRRVVAGESVAERTLDADTLADAVAVLRLAVAARAVAAAARAHELAVEHARTRRQFGRAIGAFGAVQQRVAACQIDLAASDALIDEAVGALVAGRGDGPLAAALAARHARTAAQRVLAGAQHTLGAVGFFEEHEAAWLFRRVHADLSHLGADLLDDRRADGVAARLLDGARLPHFHLGERAEAFRGEVRDLLARHRRGDDFDVEALRAEMDEQALFALNWPEEHGGRAVSVEEQVVLHEEMKYAGGPVDRAMSATMLIGHSLLRHGSPEQKAQFLPLLHAGRMAFCLGYSEPEAGSDLASLRTRAVRDAATGEWVIDGQKLWTTRGHTASHVWLAVRTDPDATPRHAGITIFLVPMDTPGITVQQHVALSGEVSCTVFYDGVRVPDAARVGEVDGGWKVITDALTAERVVMGGVAATLRRHFDELLDELRDRIASGGAVDALDRDRVAWAGARLQAARALVLRATRSMDGGGDARLAGPMAAVLSGDLAEELGRTCLDVLGPQAALAGRYDAAIRVAPMYVIGGGTNDIQRGIIARGLGLPRE, from the coding sequence ATGACCGAGGTGGACGACTTCCGGGACGCGGTCGCCGGCGCACTGGACGGCGCCTGGCCGGCAGCCGTCGACGCCGCATCGGCCGACAGTGCCAAGGTCGCCGAGATCGCCGCCCAGCAGGGCTGGTACCAGCTCGGCCCGGAGGGCGCGGCCGACTACCTCGTCGCGGCCGTGCGGACCCTCGGACGTCGCGCCTGCCCGCTGCCCCTCGCCGATGCGTACGTCGCCGCGCGACTGCTCCCCGACCTCGCGGACGCCGTCGGCGCCGGGGAGATGCGACCGGTGGTCGTCGCCGCGGGCCCGGGCCAGCCCCTGATCGTCGACGACGCCGGCACGGCCTCCCACGTGCTCGTCGTCGACACCTCCCTGGGCGCCCTCTCCCTCCGCGCGATCGCCGCCGCGGAGCCGGTCGACGGCCTGGCCCGACCCGCGTGGCGACGGGTCGTCGCCGGTGAGTCGGTGGCCGAGCGCACCCTCGACGCCGACACGCTCGCGGACGCCGTCGCCGTCCTGCGCCTGGCCGTCGCCGCCCGCGCGGTCGCCGCGGCCGCGCGAGCGCACGAGCTCGCGGTCGAGCACGCACGGACGCGCCGTCAGTTCGGGCGCGCGATCGGCGCGTTCGGCGCCGTCCAGCAGCGGGTCGCGGCGTGCCAGATCGACCTCGCCGCCAGCGACGCGCTGATCGACGAGGCGGTGGGCGCCCTCGTCGCGGGCCGTGGCGACGGCCCGCTCGCCGCCGCGCTGGCGGCCCGCCACGCCCGCACCGCAGCCCAGCGGGTGCTCGCCGGTGCCCAGCACACGCTCGGCGCCGTGGGCTTCTTCGAGGAGCACGAGGCCGCCTGGCTCTTCCGGCGGGTGCACGCCGACCTGTCGCACCTCGGCGCGGACCTGCTCGACGACCGACGAGCCGACGGCGTCGCGGCCCGGCTGCTCGACGGCGCGCGGCTTCCCCACTTCCACCTCGGCGAGCGGGCCGAGGCGTTCCGCGGCGAGGTCCGCGACCTGCTCGCCCGGCACCGCCGGGGCGACGACTTCGACGTCGAGGCCCTCCGCGCCGAGATGGACGAGCAGGCACTGTTCGCCCTCAACTGGCCCGAGGAGCACGGCGGCCGCGCGGTCTCGGTCGAGGAGCAGGTCGTGCTCCACGAGGAAATGAAGTACGCCGGGGGGCCGGTCGACCGCGCGATGAGCGCCACGATGCTGATCGGCCACTCGCTCCTGCGCCACGGCAGCCCCGAGCAGAAGGCGCAGTTCCTCCCGCTCCTGCATGCCGGCCGGATGGCGTTCTGCCTGGGCTACTCCGAGCCCGAGGCCGGCTCCGACCTGGCCTCCCTGCGCACCCGCGCCGTGCGCGACGCCGCGACCGGCGAATGGGTCATCGACGGCCAGAAGCTGTGGACCACCCGCGGCCACACCGCCTCCCACGTGTGGCTCGCCGTCCGCACCGACCCGGACGCCACCCCTCGCCATGCCGGGATCACCATCTTCCTGGTGCCGATGGACACGCCGGGCATCACGGTGCAGCAGCATGTCGCGCTCTCCGGCGAGGTCTCCTGCACGGTCTTCTACGACGGCGTGCGGGTGCCCGACGCCGCCCGGGTCGGCGAGGTCGACGGCGGCTGGAAGGTGATCACCGACGCCCTCACCGCCGAGCGCGTGGTGATGGGCGGGGTCGCCGCGACCCTGCGCCGCCACTTCGACGAGCTGCTCGACGAGCTGCGTGACCGCATCGCCTCCGGCGGCGCGGTCGACGCGCTGGACCGCGACCGGGTCGCCTGGGCGGGGGCCCGGCTCCAGGCCGCCCGCGCCCTGGTCCTGCGGGCGACGCGCTCGATGGACGGCGGCGGCGACGCCCGGCTCGCCGGCCCGATGGCCGCGGTCTTGAGCGGTGACCTGGCCGAGGAGCTCGGCCGGACCTGTCTCGACGTCCTCGGCCCCCAGGCCGCCCTGGCCGGCCGGTACGACGCCGCGATCCGTGTCGCGCCGATGTACGTCATCGGCGGCGGCACCAACGACATCCAGCGCGGCATCATCGCCCGCGGCCTCGGCCTCCCGCGCGAGTGA
- a CDS encoding NADP-dependent oxidoreductase, whose product MRTEPTAPASLRVVQHAYGGPEVLEHAVVDVPRPGAGEVLVRMAATSVNPIDVKTREGRGAAASLGAFPISVGWDVAGIVEAVGEGVASLVAGQRVFGMPRFPQQAASYAGHVVAPAEHLAALPEAVDAATAGALPLAGLTALSAVRDLAEARPGRRLLVRGAAGGVGHLAVQIAKILGAEVVAVDRAEKGEFVRGLGADEFRDDADGASVAPVDAVVDLVGGAALAASVSVTVPGGVVVCVPGGADAGLDELAARAGVRARRAAVRPDRDGLETLARWCADGALRVHLASRFALEDVVEAHRALARGGIRGKIGITVDAGIP is encoded by the coding sequence ATGCGAACGGAGCCCACCGCCCCGGCCTCCCTGCGCGTGGTGCAGCATGCGTACGGCGGCCCGGAGGTTCTCGAGCACGCGGTCGTGGACGTCCCTCGTCCCGGCGCCGGCGAGGTGCTGGTGCGGATGGCGGCCACCTCGGTCAACCCCATCGACGTCAAGACGCGCGAGGGGAGAGGCGCCGCCGCATCGTTGGGCGCGTTCCCGATCTCCGTGGGCTGGGACGTCGCCGGCATCGTCGAGGCCGTCGGCGAGGGGGTCGCCTCGCTCGTCGCGGGACAGCGGGTCTTCGGCATGCCCCGCTTCCCGCAGCAGGCCGCCTCCTACGCGGGCCATGTCGTGGCTCCCGCGGAGCATCTGGCCGCGCTGCCGGAAGCGGTCGACGCCGCGACCGCCGGCGCCCTGCCGCTCGCCGGCCTGACTGCCCTCTCCGCCGTGCGCGACCTGGCCGAGGCGCGCCCGGGCCGACGGCTGCTCGTTCGTGGCGCGGCGGGCGGCGTGGGCCACCTCGCGGTGCAGATCGCGAAGATCCTCGGTGCGGAGGTCGTTGCCGTCGACCGTGCCGAGAAGGGGGAGTTCGTCCGAGGGCTCGGGGCGGACGAGTTCCGAGACGACGCCGACGGAGCGTCCGTGGCGCCGGTCGACGCGGTCGTCGATCTGGTCGGCGGCGCCGCCTTGGCGGCGTCCGTGTCGGTGACCGTCCCGGGCGGCGTGGTCGTCTGCGTACCGGGCGGAGCCGATGCCGGCCTGGACGAGCTCGCGGCCCGGGCGGGAGTGCGCGCGCGCCGCGCCGCCGTCCGCCCCGACCGCGACGGCCTGGAGACCCTCGCCCGCTGGTGCGCGGACGGTGCGCTCCGCGTCCACCTCGCGTCGCGGTTCGCCCTCGAGGACGTCGTCGAGGCGCATCGCGCACTCGCCCGCGGTGGGATCCGCGGCAAGATCGGCATCACCGTCGATGCCGGAATCCCATGA
- a CDS encoding LLM class flavin-dependent oxidoreductase → MSLKFGLAIMNDFPPDVVPASRVSMLREQVRAASQAGISSVWVLQHYLGSMPTLQPVPLLAALAQDAGEMTLGTNMFILPLRHPVEVAEEFATLDHLTGGRAVAGFGMGYRENEFESFGIPMDDRVGRYDEGVRLIRQLWTGEQTTFDGQHFRLSDQRISLPPVQPGGPQIWIGAGPHKKGAERAARLGDAWIVPPHVTPERLAVVLGHYRAERERLGKSTSELVVRRELVLDDDRDRARAIGVAARGALTQKYAAYNAPQQGDAYKHLQTDQAAEEVADASYLFTDPASAVAALKDLEAQGLTHIVLRMQWYDLGQDQVLATLEKFKNEVLPAFR, encoded by the coding sequence ATGTCGCTGAAGTTCGGCCTCGCCATCATGAACGACTTCCCGCCGGACGTCGTCCCGGCGTCGCGGGTCTCGATGCTGCGCGAGCAGGTCCGCGCGGCCTCCCAGGCCGGGATCTCCTCGGTCTGGGTCCTCCAGCACTATCTCGGGAGCATGCCGACGCTGCAGCCGGTCCCGCTGCTCGCCGCGCTCGCCCAGGACGCCGGCGAGATGACGCTCGGCACCAACATGTTCATCCTCCCGTTGCGTCACCCGGTCGAGGTCGCCGAGGAGTTCGCCACCCTCGACCATCTCACCGGAGGCCGCGCCGTCGCCGGCTTCGGGATGGGCTACCGGGAGAACGAGTTCGAGTCGTTCGGGATCCCCATGGACGACCGGGTCGGCCGGTACGACGAGGGGGTGCGCCTGATCCGCCAGCTCTGGACCGGTGAGCAGACGACCTTCGACGGCCAGCACTTCCGCCTGTCGGACCAGCGGATCAGCCTCCCGCCGGTGCAGCCCGGCGGCCCGCAGATCTGGATCGGCGCGGGCCCCCACAAGAAGGGGGCGGAGCGGGCGGCGCGGCTCGGTGACGCCTGGATCGTCCCGCCCCACGTGACGCCCGAGCGGCTCGCCGTGGTGCTCGGTCACTATCGCGCGGAGCGGGAGCGTCTCGGCAAGTCCACCTCCGAGCTCGTCGTCCGTCGTGAGCTGGTGCTCGACGACGACCGTGACCGTGCCCGCGCGATCGGCGTCGCGGCGCGGGGCGCGCTCACCCAGAAGTACGCCGCGTACAACGCCCCGCAGCAGGGCGACGCCTACAAGCACCTGCAGACCGACCAGGCGGCCGAGGAGGTCGCGGACGCGTCGTACCTGTTCACCGACCCGGCCTCGGCCGTGGCCGCGCTCAAGGACCTGGAGGCCCAGGGCCTGACCCACATCGTGCTGCGGATGCAGTGGTACGACCTGGGTCAGGACCAGGTGCTGGCGACGCTGGAGAAGTTCAAGAACGAGGTGCTTCCGGCGTTCCGCTGA
- a CDS encoding FAD/NAD(P)-binding oxidoreductase, which yields MEPARVVIVGAGLAGLRTAERLRREGYDGALTLVGAEEHLPYDRPPLSKALLVDPGPVAPPLLRAADRYAELDLDLRIGVRATALDAARRTVTLADGAVVEGEHIVVATGLIARDVPGWAGVPGVHTLRTYDDCLALRDAAEGAAHATVVGAGVLGSEIAAALRTRGLAVDLVEPLPQPLHRVVGEEVGAFVGALHREHGVRTHLGTTVAGLEQDDAGRVRAATLDDGSRWETDLVVTAVGGTPDVAWLRDSGLAVTDGVVVDADGAASAAGVWAVGDVASVPGPRGGRLRLEHWTAAGDLAATVARNVLADLRGAPRRAHTEVPYLWTDQYDTKVQVLGLPRAEDEAVLLAGSFADAAFLVAYVADGRVRAVAGAGMPGPLMRCRTAVAGAVPLDELRALAPWERRKVSA from the coding sequence ATGGAACCAGCACGTGTCGTGATCGTCGGCGCCGGCCTCGCCGGCCTCCGGACCGCCGAGCGGCTGCGCCGCGAGGGGTACGACGGTGCCCTGACCCTCGTCGGCGCCGAGGAGCACCTGCCCTACGATCGCCCGCCCCTGTCCAAGGCGCTGCTGGTCGATCCGGGGCCCGTCGCGCCGCCCCTGCTGCGCGCCGCGGACCGGTACGCCGAGCTCGACCTCGACCTGCGCATCGGCGTGCGGGCGACCGCCCTCGACGCCGCCCGTCGGACGGTCACCCTCGCCGACGGCGCGGTCGTGGAGGGCGAGCACATCGTCGTCGCGACGGGCCTGATCGCGCGCGACGTCCCCGGGTGGGCCGGCGTCCCCGGCGTCCACACCCTGCGCACCTACGACGACTGCCTCGCCCTGCGCGACGCGGCCGAGGGCGCGGCCCACGCCACCGTCGTCGGCGCCGGCGTGCTCGGCAGCGAGATCGCCGCGGCGCTGCGCACCCGCGGCCTCGCGGTCGACCTGGTCGAGCCGCTGCCGCAGCCGCTGCACCGCGTCGTGGGCGAGGAGGTCGGCGCGTTCGTCGGCGCCCTGCACCGCGAGCACGGCGTGCGGACCCACCTGGGCACGACCGTGGCCGGCCTGGAACAGGACGACGCGGGGCGCGTGCGCGCCGCGACCCTCGACGACGGCTCGCGCTGGGAGACCGACCTCGTCGTCACGGCGGTCGGCGGCACCCCCGACGTCGCCTGGCTGCGCGACTCCGGTCTCGCGGTCACCGACGGCGTGGTCGTCGACGCCGACGGGGCCGCCTCGGCCGCCGGGGTGTGGGCGGTCGGCGACGTCGCCTCCGTGCCCGGCCCCCGCGGCGGCCGGCTCCGGCTCGAGCACTGGACCGCCGCCGGCGACCTCGCCGCCACGGTGGCCCGCAACGTGCTGGCCGACCTGCGCGGCGCACCCCGCCGGGCCCACACCGAGGTCCCCTACCTGTGGACCGACCAGTACGACACCAAGGTGCAGGTCCTGGGCCTCCCGCGGGCCGAGGACGAGGCCGTGCTGCTCGCCGGCTCCTTCGCCGACGCGGCCTTCCTCGTCGCCTACGTCGCGGACGGCCGGGTCCGCGCGGTCGCGGGCGCCGGCATGCCCGGCCCGCTCATGCGCTGCCGGACGGCGGTCGCCGGCGCCGTACCACTGGACGAGCTGCGGGCGCTCGCTCCCTGGGAGCGTAGGAAGGTGTCGGCATGA
- a CDS encoding aldehyde dehydrogenase: protein MSLSDRPELFIGGTWQPPRGGEVVEVRNPATRELVATAALAAPADVDAAVAAARTSFDSGVWARTSPEERAEVLLRAADHLEKRAAELAVSITSELGCPLWFSEMAHVPNPIRHTRYYAEHTRSFAYDEVRTDGRNTSLVTQEPVGVVAAITPWNGPLSTPSLKITPALAAGCSVVLKPPPETPLTAYAFADALLEAGLPEGVLSIIPGDREAGEHLVEHPDVDKIAFTGSSLAGKKIMAAAAQRVARVTLELGGKSAAIVLDDADPSVVVPALLPMAMMVNGQACIAQTRVLVPRSREAAFVDALAAAMAAQRVGDPMAADTKIGPMVSERQRDRVAGYITLGREEGARVVTGGETLTLPPELAGGWFVPPTLLAGVDNGMRVAQEEIFGPVVAVIAYDDEDDAVRIANDSVYGLSGSVWSADDDRAVAVARRVRTGMVSINGRPQAYGSPFGGFKQSGIGREMGPEGFAAFLETKSIAIGS, encoded by the coding sequence ATGTCGTTGAGCGACCGGCCCGAGCTGTTCATCGGTGGCACCTGGCAGCCGCCCCGCGGTGGGGAGGTGGTCGAGGTCCGCAACCCGGCGACGCGAGAACTCGTCGCAACGGCCGCGCTGGCCGCCCCGGCGGACGTGGATGCCGCGGTCGCGGCCGCCCGCACGTCGTTCGACTCCGGCGTCTGGGCCCGCACCTCGCCCGAGGAGCGGGCCGAGGTGCTGCTCCGCGCGGCCGACCACCTGGAGAAGCGAGCGGCCGAGCTGGCCGTCAGCATCACCTCCGAGCTCGGCTGCCCCCTGTGGTTCAGCGAGATGGCGCACGTGCCGAACCCGATCCGGCACACGCGCTACTACGCCGAGCACACCCGCTCCTTCGCCTACGACGAGGTCCGTACGGACGGCCGCAACACCAGCCTGGTCACCCAGGAGCCGGTCGGCGTCGTCGCCGCGATCACGCCGTGGAACGGACCGCTCAGCACCCCGTCCCTGAAGATCACGCCGGCGCTCGCCGCCGGCTGCTCGGTCGTGCTCAAGCCGCCGCCGGAGACCCCGCTGACGGCGTACGCCTTCGCCGACGCGCTGCTCGAGGCCGGACTCCCCGAGGGCGTCTTGAGCATCATCCCGGGCGACCGGGAGGCGGGGGAGCACCTCGTCGAGCACCCGGACGTCGACAAGATCGCCTTCACCGGCAGCAGCCTCGCCGGCAAGAAGATCATGGCCGCCGCCGCCCAGCGGGTCGCCCGGGTCACGCTCGAGCTCGGCGGCAAGTCCGCCGCCATCGTGCTCGACGACGCCGATCCGTCGGTCGTGGTGCCCGCGCTGCTGCCCATGGCCATGATGGTCAACGGCCAGGCCTGCATCGCCCAGACCCGGGTGCTCGTGCCCCGCTCCCGCGAGGCCGCGTTCGTCGACGCCCTCGCCGCGGCCATGGCCGCCCAGCGGGTCGGCGACCCGATGGCCGCCGACACCAAGATCGGTCCCATGGTCAGCGAGCGCCAGCGCGACCGCGTCGCCGGCTACATCACCCTCGGCCGCGAGGAGGGCGCCCGCGTGGTCACCGGCGGGGAGACCCTCACCCTGCCGCCGGAGCTGGCGGGCGGCTGGTTCGTGCCGCCCACCCTGCTCGCCGGCGTCGACAACGGGATGCGGGTGGCCCAGGAGGAGATCTTCGGTCCCGTCGTCGCCGTCATCGCCTACGACGACGAGGACGACGCCGTGCGCATCGCCAACGACTCGGTCTACGGCCTCTCGGGCTCGGTCTGGAGCGCCGACGACGACCGCGCGGTCGCCGTCGCGCGGCGGGTCCGCACCGGCATGGTGAGCATCAACGGCCGCCCGCAGGCCTACGGTTCGCCGTTCGGCGGCTTCAAGCAGTCCGGCATCGGCCGGGAGATGGGCCCCGAGGGCTTCGCCGCGTTCCTGGAGACCAAGTCGATCGCGATCGGCTCGTGA
- a CDS encoding acetate--CoA ligase family protein has translation MVTRESVDALLNPRTFALVGASDKSTFSTLVHTNLVAAGHQDRTFLVNPRRAEVHGRATHPTCVAAAEAAGRPIDLVHVMVPAAAAADALRDAAAAGARAAVVLSSGWSETGPEGRVRQDELVALADELGIAMLGPNVLGLVNVAAGIPAMALSDPPTEAGPVALVSQSGASCGAMKEFAAMAGVGLSHVLTVGNEAMVTVGHLVDALVDDDGVRAVAVFMESIKQPEIFAAAARRAAAAGKAVVVLKAGRSELAARAAASHTGALVGDDRVVDAMLADLAVIRVDTIEEMLVTAGIAAHTGPLTRPGIGVVSISGGACDIVADLADAVGAELPELSSATTAALRARMPDFGHAHNPLDITGAAIIDPTLWTDSVTAVGTDPSVGAVLAVNSLPWREDGKPFYGQRFVDAIGAGAAASDVPVLYVTQTSQPVGPEAREVLRSGGIDHVVPGLRLAVDGVARVALWSARRELPRPRAGALDLPEIGRLSPQRPLSEAEARTLLEAAGVPTVPSWHVRSPDDAAKAAAESGAPLAMKIVSADIGHKSDIGGVRLGVDPAAAAATYDDLVATCAAARPDARLDGVLMSPMRAPATELLVGVTRDEDWGLLLAVGLGGVLVEVLDDVALAPLPVDESTVLRMLAGLRGSALLDGVRGRPAADRAAIAGAVAGIGRLAEAMAAAHGAAFDGLEVNPLRVDGGLVEALDALVTWSGTPGQP, from the coding sequence GTGGTCACCCGTGAGTCCGTCGACGCCCTGCTGAATCCCCGCACCTTCGCGCTCGTCGGCGCGAGCGACAAGTCGACCTTCTCGACCCTCGTGCACACCAACCTGGTGGCCGCCGGTCACCAGGACCGCACCTTCCTGGTGAACCCGCGCCGAGCCGAGGTGCACGGGCGCGCCACGCATCCGACCTGCGTCGCGGCAGCCGAGGCGGCCGGCCGGCCGATCGACCTGGTGCACGTCATGGTCCCCGCCGCCGCGGCGGCCGACGCGCTGCGCGACGCCGCCGCCGCGGGTGCCCGCGCCGCGGTCGTGCTCAGCTCCGGCTGGTCCGAGACCGGGCCGGAGGGCCGGGTCCGGCAGGACGAGCTCGTGGCCCTCGCCGACGAGCTCGGCATCGCGATGCTCGGGCCCAATGTCCTCGGCCTCGTCAACGTGGCCGCGGGCATCCCCGCGATGGCGCTGTCCGACCCGCCGACCGAGGCCGGCCCGGTCGCCCTGGTCTCCCAGAGCGGCGCGAGCTGCGGGGCGATGAAGGAGTTCGCGGCGATGGCCGGGGTCGGCCTGTCCCACGTCCTCACCGTCGGCAACGAGGCCATGGTCACCGTCGGCCACCTCGTCGACGCCCTCGTCGACGACGACGGCGTGCGTGCGGTCGCCGTCTTCATGGAGAGCATCAAGCAGCCCGAGATCTTCGCGGCGGCCGCGCGCCGCGCCGCCGCCGCGGGCAAGGCGGTGGTCGTGCTCAAGGCCGGCCGCAGCGAGCTCGCCGCGCGGGCCGCGGCCTCCCACACCGGCGCGCTCGTCGGCGACGACCGGGTGGTGGACGCGATGCTCGCCGACCTCGCCGTGATCCGGGTCGACACCATCGAGGAGATGCTGGTGACCGCCGGGATCGCCGCCCACACCGGTCCGCTGACGCGCCCGGGCATCGGCGTCGTGTCGATCTCGGGCGGCGCCTGCGACATCGTCGCCGACCTCGCCGATGCGGTCGGGGCCGAGCTGCCCGAGCTGTCGTCGGCCACGACGGCGGCGCTGCGCGCGCGGATGCCGGACTTCGGCCACGCCCACAACCCCCTCGACATCACGGGCGCGGCGATCATCGACCCCACCCTGTGGACCGACTCCGTCACGGCCGTCGGCACCGACCCGTCGGTCGGCGCGGTGCTCGCGGTCAACAGCCTGCCGTGGCGCGAGGACGGCAAGCCGTTCTACGGCCAGCGCTTCGTCGACGCGATCGGCGCGGGCGCGGCCGCCTCCGACGTCCCGGTCCTCTACGTCACCCAGACCAGCCAACCGGTCGGTCCCGAGGCGCGTGAGGTGCTCCGCTCCGGCGGCATCGACCACGTCGTGCCGGGACTCCGGCTGGCGGTCGACGGGGTCGCCCGGGTCGCGCTGTGGTCGGCCCGCAGGGAGCTCCCGCGACCGCGCGCCGGTGCGCTGGACCTCCCCGAGATCGGCCGGCTGAGCCCGCAACGGCCGCTGTCCGAGGCCGAGGCCCGGACCCTGCTGGAGGCCGCGGGCGTGCCGACGGTCCCGTCGTGGCACGTGCGCTCCCCCGACGACGCGGCCAAGGCCGCGGCCGAGTCCGGTGCGCCGCTCGCGATGAAGATCGTCTCCGCCGACATCGGGCACAAGAGCGACATCGGCGGCGTCCGCCTGGGCGTCGACCCCGCGGCCGCGGCGGCGACGTACGACGACCTCGTGGCGACCTGCGCCGCCGCTCGGCCGGACGCGCGGCTCGACGGTGTGCTGATGTCGCCCATGCGGGCGCCTGCCACCGAGCTCCTCGTCGGGGTGACGCGGGACGAGGACTGGGGCCTGCTGCTGGCCGTCGGACTGGGCGGCGTCCTGGTCGAGGTCCTCGACGACGTCGCGCTGGCGCCGCTGCCGGTCGACGAGTCGACCGTGCTGCGCATGCTCGCCGGCCTGCGCGGCTCGGCCCTCCTCGACGGCGTCCGGGGCCGGCCCGCCGCCGACCGTGCCGCGATCGCCGGCGCCGTGGCCGGGATCGGTCGGCTCGCCGAGGCGATGGCCGCGGCACACGGCGCCGCCTTCGACGGGCTGGAGGTCAACCCGCTGCGGGTCGACGGCGGCCTCGTCGAGGCGCTCGACGCCCTCGTCACCTGGTCCGGCACGCCCGGCCAGCCCTGA